A genomic window from Kineosporia sp. NBRC 101731 includes:
- a CDS encoding DUF4291 domain-containing protein, producing the protein MSITPVRQVRALHDDERITVYQAYDSAIAEAALAAGRFVPPFKTERMTWIKPSFLWMMYRCGWGRKAGQERILAIRITRAGFEQALAQACLSHFERDVHNTQDTWKRLTRERPVRVQWDPERSLSLAPLEHRSIQIGLGAPVVPDYVDGWTTGITDVTPLAHAIHARVRADDLDGARALLPAERPYPLPAAIARDLRVTG; encoded by the coding sequence ATGAGCATCACACCGGTCCGCCAGGTACGTGCCCTCCACGACGACGAGCGCATCACGGTCTATCAGGCCTACGACTCCGCCATCGCCGAAGCAGCCCTGGCCGCAGGACGTTTCGTGCCGCCGTTCAAGACGGAGCGCATGACCTGGATCAAGCCTTCGTTCCTCTGGATGATGTACCGCTGCGGATGGGGCCGTAAAGCCGGCCAGGAGCGGATTCTCGCGATCCGGATCACCCGGGCCGGTTTCGAGCAGGCCCTCGCCCAGGCCTGCCTGAGCCACTTCGAGCGCGACGTGCACAACACGCAGGACACCTGGAAACGCCTCACCCGGGAGCGGCCGGTGCGGGTGCAGTGGGACCCCGAACGCTCGCTCTCCCTGGCCCCTCTGGAGCACCGCTCCATCCAGATCGGCCTCGGTGCCCCGGTCGTGCCGGACTACGTGGACGGGTGGACGACGGGCATCACCGACGTCACCCCCCTCGCCCACGCGATCCACGCCCGGGTGCGGGCCGACGACCTGGACGGCGCCCGGGCCCTGCTGCCGGCCGAACGCCCCTACCCGCTCCCCGCGGCGATCGCCCGGGACCTGCGCGTCACGGGATGA
- the hisI gene encoding phosphoribosyl-AMP cyclohydrolase, producing MSATSEKPAENSPLDPGLAARLTRNPDGLVCAVVQQWDTRELLMVGWMDDEALHRTLTSGRVTFWSRSRQEYWRKGDTSGHVQWVKAVALDCDGDALLVTVDQVGAACHTGDRTCFDADRLKVVTGPVLTPNASRNLSQNPSQSEESPA from the coding sequence GTGAGTGCGACCTCTGAGAAACCGGCTGAGAACTCGCCGCTGGACCCCGGCCTCGCCGCCCGCCTGACCCGCAATCCCGACGGCCTGGTCTGCGCCGTCGTCCAGCAGTGGGACACCCGCGAGCTGCTGATGGTCGGCTGGATGGACGACGAGGCCCTGCACCGCACCCTGACTAGTGGCCGGGTGACGTTCTGGAGCCGCAGCCGCCAGGAGTACTGGCGCAAGGGCGACACCTCCGGGCACGTGCAGTGGGTCAAGGCGGTGGCGCTGGACTGTGACGGCGATGCGCTGCTCGTCACGGTCGACCAGGTCGGGGCCGCCTGCCACACCGGTGACCGCACCTGCTTCGACGCCGACCGGCTCAAGGTCGTCACCGGACCGGTCCTCACCCCGAACGCTTCCCGGAACCTTTCCCAGAACCCTTCCCAGAGCGAGGAGTCACCCGCGTGA
- a CDS encoding anthranilate synthase component I — MTATSERPTDIPTDLGFGGTWPDLDGFRRLAADRRVIPVVRRFLADGETPIGVYRKLAGDRSGTFLLESAEHGGVWSRYSIIGAASRATLTSRDGVAHWIGDPPAGVPTGGDPLVALRDTVEALRAPRLPGLPPLTGGMVGYVGWEAVRRWEKLPNAPQDELEVPELAMSLATDLAVLDHTDGTLMLIANAVNYDGTDERVDEAHADAVARLDRMTRQLAEPAPSTVAVHEPAPKKVQPRERTRREDYLDAVAAGKRAIVDGEVFQVVISQRFDLDCPADAIDVYRVLRASNPSPYMYLYRTEDSAGRELAVVGSSPEALVKVTGGRAITHPIAGTRPRGATAGEDNDLAVELLADTKERAEHLMLVDLARNDLGKVCTAGTVEVVDFMEVERYSHVMHLVSTVEGELAPGRTAFDVLRATFPAGTLSGAPKPRAMQLIDELEPVTRGIYGGVVGYLDVAGDMDFAIAIRTALLREGVAHVQAGAGIVADSVAEKEDEECRNKAAAVLRAVHVATTVRPVRATIEDDGTPA; from the coding sequence GTGACCGCCACGAGCGAGCGCCCCACCGACATCCCCACCGATCTGGGTTTCGGTGGCACCTGGCCGGACCTGGACGGGTTCCGGCGCCTGGCCGCCGACCGCCGGGTGATCCCGGTGGTGCGGCGGTTCCTGGCGGACGGCGAGACCCCGATCGGTGTGTACCGCAAGCTGGCCGGCGACCGTTCCGGCACGTTCCTGCTCGAATCGGCCGAGCACGGCGGGGTCTGGTCGCGCTACAGCATCATCGGTGCCGCCAGCCGGGCGACCCTGACGTCGAGGGACGGCGTGGCGCACTGGATCGGTGATCCGCCGGCCGGCGTCCCGACCGGCGGCGACCCGCTGGTCGCGTTGCGCGACACGGTCGAGGCGCTGCGGGCCCCGCGCCTGCCCGGGCTGCCGCCGCTGACCGGCGGCATGGTCGGCTACGTGGGCTGGGAGGCCGTGCGCCGCTGGGAGAAGCTGCCCAACGCGCCCCAGGACGAGCTCGAGGTGCCGGAACTGGCCATGAGCCTGGCCACCGACCTGGCCGTGCTCGACCACACCGACGGCACCCTGATGCTCATCGCCAACGCGGTGAACTACGACGGCACCGACGAGCGGGTGGACGAGGCCCACGCCGACGCCGTCGCGCGCCTGGACCGGATGACCCGCCAGCTGGCCGAGCCCGCCCCCAGCACGGTCGCGGTGCACGAGCCGGCGCCGAAGAAGGTGCAGCCCCGCGAGCGCACCCGCCGCGAGGACTATCTGGATGCCGTGGCGGCGGGCAAGCGCGCCATCGTCGACGGCGAGGTGTTCCAGGTGGTCATCTCGCAGCGCTTCGACCTGGACTGCCCGGCCGACGCGATCGACGTCTACCGGGTGCTAAGGGCGTCCAACCCCAGCCCTTACATGTACCTCTACCGGACTGAGGACTCCGCGGGCCGCGAGCTGGCCGTGGTCGGCTCCAGCCCCGAGGCGCTGGTGAAGGTGACCGGCGGGCGCGCGATCACCCACCCGATCGCCGGTACCCGCCCGCGCGGGGCCACCGCGGGCGAGGACAACGACCTGGCCGTGGAACTGCTCGCCGACACCAAGGAGCGCGCCGAGCACCTGATGCTCGTCGACCTGGCCCGCAACGACCTGGGCAAGGTCTGCACCGCGGGCACCGTCGAGGTGGTCGATTTCATGGAGGTCGAGCGGTACAGCCACGTCATGCACCTGGTCTCCACCGTCGAGGGGGAGCTCGCCCCGGGCCGCACCGCCTTCGACGTGCTGCGCGCGACCTTCCCCGCCGGCACGCTCTCCGGCGCCCCGAAACCCCGGGCCATGCAGCTGATCGACGAGCTGGAACCGGTCACCCGCGGCATCTACGGCGGGGTGGTGGGCTACCTTGACGTGGCCGGCGACATGGACTTCGCGATCGCCATCCGCACCGCCCTGCTGCGCGAGGGCGTGGCCCACGTGCAGGCCGGCGCGGGCATCGTGGCCGACTCGGTGGCGGAGAAGGAGGACGAGGAGTGCCGCAACAAGGCGGCCGCCGTCCTGCGCGCCGTCCACGTGGCCACCACGGTCCGGCCGGTCCGGGCCACGATTGAGGACGACGGGACTCCCGCATGA
- a CDS encoding Trp biosynthesis-associated membrane protein yields the protein MSSVQLPQVPGSVTPGRPGGPRALTGRRTVVLLGLLGAGLVLLGGSRPWGTVNVAALATFGDIDITGGQAAPAGTAVAVAVAAASLVLTIAGRLARFVIPVGVLVCGVALAVSGVRTMSDPQGAASDALRDTLSLGGDLAESFDLNISLNGWGWIHVAGAVVIALAGLLGVVGSRSWPVGGRRFERQGARTTTPDAAAGATAAGGWSSSADVWDAQNRGEDLTSDSTDNRDD from the coding sequence ATGAGTTCGGTCCAGCTTCCGCAGGTCCCGGGATCGGTCACACCGGGGCGGCCGGGCGGTCCCCGGGCCCTGACCGGGCGGCGAACGGTCGTGCTGCTCGGACTGCTCGGCGCCGGTCTGGTGCTGCTGGGGGGATCGCGTCCCTGGGGCACCGTGAACGTGGCCGCGCTGGCCACCTTCGGGGACATCGACATCACCGGCGGCCAGGCCGCCCCCGCCGGGACGGCCGTCGCCGTCGCGGTCGCGGCCGCCTCCCTGGTCCTGACCATCGCCGGACGCCTGGCCCGGTTCGTGATCCCCGTCGGCGTGCTGGTCTGCGGCGTCGCGCTCGCGGTCAGCGGGGTACGCACGATGAGCGATCCGCAGGGCGCGGCCTCCGACGCGCTGCGCGACACCCTCAGCCTCGGCGGCGACCTGGCCGAGAGCTTCGACCTGAACATCAGTCTGAACGGCTGGGGCTGGATCCACGTGGCCGGTGCCGTGGTGATCGCGCTGGCCGGGTTACTCGGGGTCGTGGGCAGCCGGTCGTGGCCGGTCGGCGGACGCCGGTTCGAGCGCCAGGGCGCGAGGACCACGACGCCGGACGCGGCGGCCGGCGCCACCGCCGCCGGTGGCTGGTCCAGCTCGGCCGATGTCTGGGACGCCCAGAACCGCGGCGAGGACCTCACCTCGGACAGCACGGACAACCGGGACGACTGA
- a CDS encoding HGxxPAAW family protein, whose product MAGTKEQHPKPAEQDFHDPYGHGHSVAAWVAVVVVLIGSLLATIAVGFGINEYLWLFIVGMVIAVVVGPVVGKVLGAMGFGAQPHSSH is encoded by the coding sequence ATGGCGGGCACCAAGGAACAACACCCGAAGCCTGCGGAGCAGGACTTCCACGACCCGTACGGCCACGGGCACTCGGTCGCGGCCTGGGTCGCGGTCGTGGTCGTGCTGATCGGTTCGCTGCTGGCGACCATCGCCGTCGGCTTCGGCATCAACGAGTACCTGTGGCTGTTCATCGTCGGCATGGTCATCGCCGTCGTGGTCGGTCCCGTGGTCGGCAAGGTCCTCGGGGCGATGGGGTTCGGCGCTCAGCCTCACTCCAGCCACTGA
- a CDS encoding RDD family protein, translating into MSEYGSNPPRDPNNGESGNPEQQGDPAQHPGQSAGQQPTYGQPPQYGQNQPGQPSYGQGQYGQPQQPGQPQQPGPPEYGSPGHQPPYGQQPGQYGQQQPGQYGQQQPGQYGQQQPGQYGQQQPGQYGQQQPGQYGQPGQYGQQPGAYGSNPYGQPPVYGAYGNPMQNNASNIPANIEFASMGRRLAAQLIDGVLLSVIFAILFVLLGLAIWSGDDSLDSSTTMDGTSAGETVMGLAFYAIAFLIPLIYQVTMIATRGATVGKMVLGVRVVKVEDGQVPGWVPALLRWLIPFAGGLFCGIGQIVVYLSPFFDSSGRRQGWHDMAAKTVVIRV; encoded by the coding sequence ATGTCCGAGTACGGCTCGAACCCGCCGCGCGACCCGAACAACGGCGAATCCGGCAATCCGGAACAGCAGGGCGACCCGGCACAGCACCCGGGGCAGTCCGCAGGGCAGCAGCCGACGTACGGCCAGCCGCCGCAGTACGGGCAGAACCAGCCGGGCCAGCCCTCGTACGGGCAGGGTCAGTACGGCCAGCCCCAGCAGCCGGGTCAGCCCCAGCAGCCGGGTCCGCCCGAGTACGGTTCGCCCGGCCACCAGCCCCCGTACGGTCAGCAGCCCGGCCAGTACGGCCAGCAGCAGCCCGGCCAGTACGGCCAGCAGCAGCCCGGCCAGTACGGCCAGCAGCAGCCCGGCCAGTACGGCCAGCAGCAGCCCGGCCAGTACGGCCAGCAGCAGCCGGGTCAGTACGGCCAGCCGGGTCAGTACGGTCAGCAGCCGGGGGCCTACGGTTCCAACCCGTACGGGCAGCCGCCTGTCTACGGGGCGTACGGCAACCCGATGCAGAACAACGCGAGCAACATCCCCGCGAACATCGAGTTCGCCTCGATGGGCCGCCGGCTCGCGGCGCAGCTCATCGACGGGGTGCTCCTGTCGGTGATCTTCGCCATCCTGTTCGTGCTCCTGGGGCTCGCGATCTGGTCGGGTGACGACAGCCTGGACTCCAGTACGACCATGGACGGCACCAGTGCGGGCGAGACGGTCATGGGTCTGGCGTTCTATGCCATCGCCTTCCTGATCCCGCTGATCTACCAGGTGACCATGATCGCCACACGGGGTGCCACGGTCGGCAAGATGGTGCTCGGCGTACGGGTCGTGAAGGTCGAGGACGGCCAGGTGCCCGGTTGGGTCCCGGCCCTCCTGCGCTGGCTGATCCCGTTCGCGGGCGGCCTCTTCTGCGGTATCGGCCAGATCGTCGTGTACCTCTCGCCGTTCTTCGACTCCAGCGGCCGCCGGCAGGGCTGGCACGACATGGCCGCCAAGACCGTCGTGATCCGGGTCTGA